TTTCCGCTTTAGGTATTGGTGTTGGTGCAGGTTACCTTTTCAATACCACTTTTAAAAAAGAAGTCTATTCAGATTTAACGGGTGAAAGAGGTACTTTGATGGGTGCTATCCAAGGGATTTTTGCAGCACAGTTTGAAGTTTTACGTGAAAATGGTCATTCTCCTTCAGAGGCGTTTAACGAAACTGTTGAAGAGTTAACCCAAAGCCTGATGCCCCTCGTTGCCGAAAATGGAATGGATTGGATGTATGCCAACTGCTCAACCACAGCACAAAGAGGTGCTCTCGATTGGTGGAAAAAGTTTCGTGATGCAACAAAACCGGTCTTCAACGATTTGTATAATAAGGTAGCCGAAGGTCATGAAAGTGCCGTAGTAATTGAAGCAAACAGCAAAGAAGATTACCGTAAAAGTTTAGATGCTGAATTAGACGAACTTCATAACAGTGAAATGTGGAAAGTTGGAGCTGTAGTCCGAAAATTAAGACCGGAAAATAATTAGAAAATATGGAAGATAAAATTTACATATTCGATACAACATTACGTGATGGAGAACAAGTTCCCGGCTGTCAGTTGAATACCATTGAAAAAATTGAAGTTGCCAAGACTTTGGAAGAGTTAGGTGTAGATGTTATCGAAGCGGGTTTCCCTGTTTCAAGTCCCGGTGATTTTAATTCAGTAGTTGAAATTTCAAAAGCAGTAGCTTGGTCGGTTATTTGTGGTCTTACCAGAGCAGTAGAAAAAGATATAGAAGTCGCTGCCGAAGCTCTAAAATATGCAAAAAGAAAACGTATTCACACAGGAATAGGGACTTCATTCTACCATATCAATTACAAACTTAATTCCAACGAAGATGCTATTGTCGAGCGTGCGATCGCAGCCGTAAAATATGCTAAAAGGTTTGTAGAGGATGTAGAATTTTATGCAGAAGATGCCGGAAGAACTGATAATGCATATTTGGCTCGTGTAGTGGAAGCTGTAATTAAAGCCGGCGCTACCGTAGTGAATATTCCCGATACAACAGGTTATTGTTTGCCCGATCAGTACGGAGAAAAAATAAAATATCTTTTTGAGCATGTTAATGGAATCGATAAAGCTATCATTTCAACTCATTGTCATAATGATTTAGGAATGGCTACAGCCAATACTATTGCAGGAATAAGCAATGGGGCACGACAAGTAGAGGTGACAATAAATGGTATTGGAGAACGAGCAGGAAACACCTCTTTAGAAGAAATTGCCATGATTATCAAAAGTCACGAAAGCTTAAAAGTGCAGAGCAATATTCAAACGGAAAAAATTTATAATACAAGTCGTATGGTTTCCAGCTTAATGAATATGCCGGTTCAACCCAACAAAGCAATTGTGGGTCGCAATGCTTTTGCACATTCCAGCGGGATCCATCAAGACGGAGTTCTTAAAAATCGTGAGAATTATGAGATTATTAATCCTGCTGATGTTGGAATCAACGAATCTTCTTTGGTTTTAACAGCACGCAGTGGCAGAGCGGCTTTGAATAACCGATTGGAATTGATGGGATATAAAGTTCCTAAAGATAAGCTAGATAAGGTTTATGAAGATTTTATTGTTCTTGCCGATAAAAAGAAAGACGTTAATGATGATGATATTGCTTTGCTATTGGGAGATATTAGAAAAGAAGAGCGAAGGATAAAATTAGACTTTTTACAAGTAGTAACAGGTAAAGATTTAATGCCTATGGCAACGGTTCGTTTGGATATTGCCGGGGAGTTATTTACCGAAACAAAATCGGGTAATGGCCCTGTTGATGCAGCATTAAAAGCCATTAAAACCATTTTGCAACGAAAAGTAAAACTGAATGAATTTTTGATTCAGGCAATGACTCGTGGAAGTAATGATGTGGGGAAAGTGCATATGCAAGTAGTTTATGAAGGAAATACCTATTATGGTTTTTCTGCCAATACCGACATTATAACTGCTTCTGTTGAAGCCTATTTGGATGCGGTAAATAAAATGAATTCAAACCATAAAAGCAGCTAAATCAGCATAGAAGTACAACAAATAATTAATTAGAGAGTCCGTCTTTGACGGAAAAAAATAAAAATATGCAAGCAAAAACATTATTTGATAAGATATGGGACGCCCATGTTGTGAAGAAAATTAAAGATGGTCCCAGTGTTCTTTATATCGATCGACATTATATTCACGAAGTAACGAGCCCAGTAGCCTTTGGCAATTTAGAAAAAAAGGGCTTAAAAGTTCTTCGACCAGAGCAAACTACGGCCACTATGGATCACAATATTCCAACCATCAATCAACATTTACCTATTAAAGATGCCTTGTCGCGGAATCAGGTAAAGATGCTCGAAAAAAACTGCACAAATCATAATATTCAACTTTATGATTTAAAGCATGAATCTCTAGGTATTGTACACGTAATTGGTCCTGAATTAGGTTTAACACTTCCCGGAACAACCATTGTCTGTGGCGATAGTCATACATCAACTCATGGTGCGTTTGGCTCTGTTGCTTTTGGTATAGGAACCAGCGAAGTAGAAATGGTATTTGGGAGTCAATGTGTACTCCAAAGTAAGCCGCAAAAAATGCGCATTACCGTAGATGGGAAATTAAATCCTGCAGTAACATCCAAAGATATCATCCTTCATATTATTGCAGATATTAGTAGTAGTGGAGGAACGGGTTATTTTATTGAATTTGCCGGAACAGCTATTCAGCAACTTTCTATGGAAGCGCGTATGAGTCTTTGCAATATGAGTATTGAATGTGGTGCAAGAGGAGGTCTAATAGCACCAGATCAGAAAACTTTCGACTATTTAGAGAACAGAAAATTTAGTCCTAAAGGACAGGATTGGATCGAGAAGGTAGAAGAATGGGGAAAATTAAAAACAGATGATGAAGCGATATTCGATAAGGAATATTCTTATGATGCTACGGATATTTTACCAATGATTACTTATGGAACTAATCCGGGAATGGGAATGAATATTGATGGGCTTATTCCTGTTGATTCTGATCCGAGCTTTTCAAAAGCATTAGATTATATGGGATTTAAAGCAGGCGAAAGCTTATTGGGAAAGGCTGTTGATTATGTGTTTGTGGGCAGTTGTACCAACGGTAGGATTGAAGATTTACGTGCTTTTGCCAATATGGTTAAAGGAAAGAAAAAGGCTGATAATATTACGGCTTGGATAGTTCCGGGATCAAAAA
This DNA window, taken from Bacteroidales bacterium, encodes the following:
- a CDS encoding 2-isopropylmalate synthase; amino-acid sequence: MEDKIYIFDTTLRDGEQVPGCQLNTIEKIEVAKTLEELGVDVIEAGFPVSSPGDFNSVVEISKAVAWSVICGLTRAVEKDIEVAAEALKYAKRKRIHTGIGTSFYHINYKLNSNEDAIVERAIAAVKYAKRFVEDVEFYAEDAGRTDNAYLARVVEAVIKAGATVVNIPDTTGYCLPDQYGEKIKYLFEHVNGIDKAIISTHCHNDLGMATANTIAGISNGARQVEVTINGIGERAGNTSLEEIAMIIKSHESLKVQSNIQTEKIYNTSRMVSSLMNMPVQPNKAIVGRNAFAHSSGIHQDGVLKNRENYEIINPADVGINESSLVLTARSGRAALNNRLELMGYKVPKDKLDKVYEDFIVLADKKKDVNDDDIALLLGDIRKEERRIKLDFLQVVTGKDLMPMATVRLDIAGELFTETKSGNGPVDAALKAIKTILQRKVKLNEFLIQAMTRGSNDVGKVHMQVVYEGNTYYGFSANTDIITASVEAYLDAVNKMNSNHKSS
- the leuC gene encoding 3-isopropylmalate dehydratase large subunit — encoded protein: MQAKTLFDKIWDAHVVKKIKDGPSVLYIDRHYIHEVTSPVAFGNLEKKGLKVLRPEQTTATMDHNIPTINQHLPIKDALSRNQVKMLEKNCTNHNIQLYDLKHESLGIVHVIGPELGLTLPGTTIVCGDSHTSTHGAFGSVAFGIGTSEVEMVFGSQCVLQSKPQKMRITVDGKLNPAVTSKDIILHIIADISSSGGTGYFIEFAGTAIQQLSMEARMSLCNMSIECGARGGLIAPDQKTFDYLENRKFSPKGQDWIEKVEEWGKLKTDDEAIFDKEYSYDATDILPMITYGTNPGMGMNIDGLIPVDSDPSFSKALDYMGFKAGESLLGKAVDYVFVGSCTNGRIEDLRAFANMVKGKKKADNITAWIVPGSKKVKKQAQEEGLVDILEEAGFSLRQPGCSACLAMNDDKVPAGKYSVSTSNRNFEGRQGPGSRTLLASPLVAAAAAVTGVITNPVDLLNDKI